In Eretmochelys imbricata isolate rEreImb1 chromosome 18, rEreImb1.hap1, whole genome shotgun sequence, one genomic interval encodes:
- the UBXN10 gene encoding UBX domain-containing protein 10 translates to MATVAPLNIAPSECNTTSGTAEAFIWRSNTINMHVTRPKSAKGRTRSSLNYSHSVEAYSYRVPSSPQPAAPYEAASNQRASSTKPSYQPGQVSPDEIPELLQQVPLRTSSSLNKYRVLPSISRKGLGKSVVETVIEQTNKLKMSSRQEEEQPSKALPGEEKSTGIMTENEGARGEYSKVQPPISEKKPLRKTREESSSSSVLNLEEPLKKEPRLLLAVRSPSGQRFEHHFRPTDSLQTVLAVAEQKHTTKYKHCRVETMEVPRRSFPDLTRSLQECGIPHKSVLCILQEVQDGDL, encoded by the coding sequence ATGGCCACAGTAGCACCTCTGAACATAGCACCATCTGAATGCAACACCACTTCGGGCACTGCAGAAGCTTTCATTTGGAGGTCAAACACCATCAATATGCATGTTACCCGGCCGAAATCTGCCAAGGGACGTACAAGATCAAGCTTGAATTACTCCCATAGTGTGGAGGCCTATTCTTATAGAGTGCCATCCTCTCCTCAGCCAGCAGCTCCCTATGAAGCAGCAAGCAATCAAAGAGCATCATCTACCAAACCATCTTACCAGCCTGGGCAGGTGTCTCCTGATGAAATCCCAGAGCTCCTCCAACAAGTACCCTTGAGGACCTCCTCTTCCCTAAATAAGTACAGAGTGCTCCCGTCCATCAGCAGGAAGGGCTTGGGGAAGAGTGTTGTGGAAACAGTGATTGAACAGACCAACAAACTGAAAATGAGTAGTAGACAGGAGGAGGAGCAACCATCCAAAGCTCTTCCTGGAGAGGAAAAATCCACTGGTATAATGACAGAGAATGAAGGGGCTAGAGGGGAATACTCAAAAGTCCAACCTCCCATTTCTGAGAAGAAGCCGTTAAGGAAAACAAGAGAAGAAAGCTCTTCCTCATCAGTTTTAAACTTGGAGGAGCCACTGAAGAAAGAACCAAGACTGCTGCTTGCCGTTAGGTCTCCTTCTGGTCAAAGATTTGAACATCACTTCAGGCCTACAGACAGCCTTCAGACGGTCCTTGCTGTGGCAGAACAAAAGCACACAACCAAATACAAACACTGTCGTGTTGAAACGATGGAAGTGCCTAGGAGGAGCTTTCCTGACCTTACAAGGTCCCTGCAAGAGTGCGGGATCCCACACAAGTCAGTGTTGTGCATTCTCCAGGAAGTGCAAGATGGAGATCTCTAA